In one Mucilaginibacter ginsenosidivorax genomic region, the following are encoded:
- a CDS encoding VOC family protein, which translates to MSKLYFISPFFIVSDVTDSVDFYVTKLGFEVRYMGPEGDPFFAMVGRGPVSLMLKAITPDIKPMPNPTRHEWAAWDAYISTEDPDALFEEFSRADITFRKPIHNNGDGLRGFEVTDADGYVLFFGRPIVA; encoded by the coding sequence ATGTCAAAGCTTTACTTCATTTCGCCTTTTTTTATTGTTTCCGATGTAACTGATTCGGTTGATTTCTATGTAACTAAACTGGGCTTTGAAGTGCGATACATGGGGCCAGAGGGTGATCCGTTTTTTGCTATGGTTGGCCGCGGACCCGTTTCCTTAATGCTAAAGGCCATTACACCCGACATAAAACCCATGCCTAACCCTACCCGGCACGAATGGGCCGCCTGGGACGCATATATTTCTACCGAAGATCCTGATGCCTTATTTGAAGAATTCAGCCGGGCCGATATAACGTTCCGAAAACCCATACACAACAATGGCGACGGGTTGCGCGGGTTTGAAGTGACAGACGCCGATGGCTATGTTTTATTTTTTGGAAGGCCTATCGTAGCCTAA
- a CDS encoding zinc ribbon domain-containing protein has product MDKCKNCGAELENETGSAIKCAYCGSVFETATNEAPPAATPLNEDEESFQPVETSRVNQAVQQEKNVNSGAVIIICVLVLIGLIATIHNYAVQNNTNNTADSAAIDSAALVNKLKKDSAGAVSNEGKQGASAKFAPTELSPIVVDAATFRKLYRNARKKHDQFSGNTFIYDQSSPRYVNINGIFAYISKEDSSYTLRFTTQYTSKDWLFIKNMTFNAGGENFDYAPDFKRDSGDGAIWEWSDEEVPEPNLSMLVRIAISKKAKVRYDGDKYYDVVTVTRTQQAALKRQLQIYKGLLLGYDRPSKK; this is encoded by the coding sequence ATGGATAAATGTAAAAACTGTGGCGCGGAATTGGAAAATGAAACGGGCAGTGCTATAAAATGTGCTTACTGTGGCAGCGTATTTGAAACCGCGACAAATGAGGCCCCGCCAGCTGCCACGCCATTAAATGAGGATGAAGAATCCTTCCAACCTGTTGAAACTTCACGTGTGAATCAAGCAGTTCAACAGGAAAAAAACGTTAATTCTGGAGCGGTCATTATCATATGCGTCCTTGTGTTAATAGGGCTGATAGCCACAATCCATAATTACGCGGTTCAAAATAACACTAATAATACAGCCGATTCGGCTGCCATTGACAGCGCTGCCTTGGTCAATAAGTTGAAGAAAGACAGCGCGGGAGCAGTTAGTAATGAAGGAAAACAAGGTGCTTCGGCGAAATTTGCACCCACGGAATTGTCTCCAATTGTAGTGGATGCCGCAACGTTCAGAAAACTTTATCGCAATGCGCGCAAAAAGCATGATCAGTTTTCGGGCAATACATTTATCTATGATCAAAGCTCTCCACGTTATGTGAATATCAATGGCATATTCGCCTATATTAGTAAGGAGGATAGCAGTTACACACTCAGGTTTACCACTCAATACACCTCAAAGGATTGGTTATTCATAAAAAATATGACCTTTAATGCTGGTGGCGAAAATTTTGATTACGCACCTGATTTTAAAAGAGATAGCGGCGATGGAGCGATATGGGAATGGAGCGATGAAGAAGTCCCGGAGCCGAACCTTTCCATGCTGGTAAGAATAGCTATTTCAAAAAAAGCAAAGGTTAGATACGATGGCGATAAATACTATGATGTTGTAACTGTAACCCGCACACAACAGGCAGCGCTAAAAAGGCAGCTTCAAATTTATAAAGGGCTACTTTTAGGCTACGATAGGCCTTCCAAAAAATAA
- a CDS encoding pyridoxal phosphate-dependent aminotransferase: protein MPKISQKGQRMPASPIRKLTPYADQAKLEGKKVYHLNIGQPDIETPEGMLNAIKNIDFKVWAYTPSEGTLSYRKKLTEYYNKLGYNITPDNIIVTTGGSEAITIAMMACLDSGDEVIIPEPFYANYNGFASQSDIVVKPILSYIDNGFALPPISEFEKLITDKTKAIIICNPNNPTGYLYSQEELEALKELCLKYDLYLFSDEAYREFCYDGRKFISPMHLDGLDDNVVVMDTVSKRYSACGARLGCLITKNAALRTAALKFAQARLSAGMVEQIAGEAAVDTPDEYFEAVNKEYTSRRNTLVTALNNIDGVYCPNPGGAFYVVAQLPIDNADKFCQWMLETFSYNNQTVMMAPATGFYSTPGAGTNEVRMAYVLNNDDLKSAMICLEEALKVYPGKVEATEQLAAKN from the coding sequence ATGCCAAAAATATCTCAGAAAGGGCAGCGAATGCCCGCATCTCCTATTCGTAAATTAACACCTTATGCTGATCAGGCTAAGCTGGAAGGCAAAAAAGTGTACCATTTAAATATTGGGCAGCCAGATATTGAAACGCCTGAAGGCATGTTAAATGCCATTAAAAACATTGATTTTAAAGTTTGGGCTTATACCCCATCCGAGGGTACTTTAAGCTATCGCAAAAAGCTTACAGAATACTACAATAAACTGGGTTACAATATTACCCCGGATAATATCATTGTAACCACCGGCGGTTCGGAAGCCATTACCATTGCCATGATGGCCTGTTTAGATTCGGGCGACGAGGTAATCATCCCGGAGCCTTTTTATGCCAATTACAATGGATTTGCAAGCCAGAGCGATATTGTGGTAAAACCTATCCTATCTTACATTGATAACGGATTTGCCCTGCCCCCTATCAGCGAATTTGAAAAGCTCATTACTGATAAAACCAAAGCTATTATCATTTGCAATCCTAACAATCCAACGGGATACCTATACTCGCAGGAAGAACTGGAGGCATTAAAGGAATTGTGCTTAAAGTATGACCTTTACCTGTTTTCGGACGAGGCCTACCGCGAGTTTTGCTACGATGGCCGTAAATTTATTTCGCCTATGCATTTAGATGGGTTGGATGATAACGTGGTGGTTATGGATACCGTAAGCAAGCGTTACAGCGCATGCGGCGCCCGTTTAGGCTGCCTGATTACTAAAAATGCAGCATTACGTACGGCAGCATTAAAATTTGCCCAGGCCCGTTTGAGTGCAGGCATGGTTGAACAAATTGCCGGCGAGGCCGCCGTTGATACGCCCGATGAATATTTTGAGGCCGTAAATAAAGAGTATACCAGCAGGAGAAATACCCTGGTAACCGCCTTAAATAATATTGATGGCGTTTACTGTCCTAATCCTGGCGGCGCATTTTATGTAGTGGCCCAGCTGCCTATTGACAATGCCGATAAGTTTTGCCAATGGATGCTGGAAACCTTCAGTTACAACAATCAAACTGTAATGATGGCACCCGCAACAGGTTTCTACAGTACACCGGGTGCCGGCACAAATGAAGTACGCATGGCCTATGTACTCAATAATGACGACTTAAAAAGCGCCATGATTTGTTTGGAGGAGGCATTGAAGGTTTATCCCGGAAAGGTAGAAGCTACGGAGCAGCTTGCCGCTAAAAATTAG
- a CDS encoding isocitrate lyase/PEP mutase family protein, protein MKSTANLFEARANEFKMLHQRAGIFVAPNPWDVGSAMILETLGFKALATTSAGVAFSLAKPDGHASVTREETLQNAKGIISATSLPVSADLENGYGDDPMVCAETINLAANIGLAGGSIEDATGNPADPIYPFALAVERVKAAVKAARNQSHPFTLTARAENLIYGRPDLKDTIARLVAFADAGADVLFAPGLKTRQEIEAVVKAVAPLPVNVVMGLSGSSFSLNMLEDIGVKRVSIGSSLIRAAYGAVFRAAEEILQHGTFSYADHATPYGNLNKLFGER, encoded by the coding sequence ATGAAATCTACAGCAAATTTATTTGAAGCCAGGGCCAATGAGTTTAAAATGCTGCATCAAAGGGCAGGTATTTTTGTAGCCCCTAATCCCTGGGACGTGGGATCGGCAATGATTTTGGAAACATTGGGATTTAAGGCGCTTGCTACAACAAGTGCCGGAGTTGCCTTTTCATTGGCTAAGCCAGACGGGCATGCTTCAGTTACCCGGGAAGAAACCCTGCAGAATGCAAAAGGCATTATTTCCGCTACCAGTTTACCCGTATCTGCCGACCTGGAAAATGGTTACGGCGACGACCCGATGGTTTGTGCTGAAACGATTAACCTTGCTGCAAATATCGGTTTAGCAGGAGGTTCTATTGAAGATGCCACCGGCAATCCGGCCGATCCCATTTACCCGTTTGCATTGGCTGTTGAACGGGTGAAGGCCGCCGTAAAGGCTGCCAGAAATCAGTCGCATCCATTCACGCTAACCGCAAGGGCCGAAAATTTGATATACGGCCGGCCCGACTTAAAGGATACTATCGCACGGCTTGTGGCTTTTGCCGATGCCGGCGCCGATGTGTTATTTGCGCCCGGCCTTAAAACGCGCCAGGAAATTGAGGCTGTAGTTAAGGCGGTAGCACCACTTCCGGTTAATGTAGTTATGGGCCTGTCGGGCAGTAGCTTTTCGTTAAATATGCTCGAAGATATTGGAGTGAAACGGGTGAGCATCGGGTCATCGCTCATTAGGGCAGCTTATGGGGCGGTTTTCCGGGCGGCAGAAGAGATACTTCAACACGGTACTTTTAGCTATGCCGACCATGCAACACCATATGGCAATTTGAATAAATTATTCGGGGAGCGTTAA
- a CDS encoding SPFH domain-containing protein yields MPELVEVLEFLDNSGSVMVKRIPDNGPTEIKWGAQLTVRETQEAIFFRDGQVVDVFAAGRYMLETRNFPVITKWVTSFAYGPNSPFRAEVYFTNKKLFTNLKWGTQEPILFADRDLKMVRLRAFGNYTIQISDSRVFVNQIVGTMGMYQDADIADYLKNIIVSKLTAILGKQAQSVMDLPSAYDTINENVKAALQPDFQDLGLSLHNFYVGSISVPEEVQEMIDQRAGMSALGNMDEFMKYKMAMSIQDAANNVNGIAGQTVGGGVGLGMGFMMPQMVQQAMAPAIQPNTSMPEQKSPIEKLKDIKSLLDLGIITQAEFDQKKAQLLSLI; encoded by the coding sequence ATGCCTGAATTAGTTGAAGTTCTTGAGTTTTTAGATAATTCAGGAAGTGTAATGGTAAAACGGATTCCGGATAACGGACCGACAGAAATCAAATGGGGCGCGCAACTAACGGTACGCGAAACACAGGAAGCAATATTTTTCAGAGATGGCCAGGTAGTAGACGTTTTTGCGGCGGGACGTTACATGCTGGAAACGCGTAATTTTCCGGTAATCACAAAATGGGTTACAAGTTTTGCTTATGGCCCTAATTCACCGTTCCGCGCCGAGGTTTATTTTACCAATAAAAAACTATTTACCAATCTGAAGTGGGGCACGCAGGAGCCAATATTGTTTGCTGACCGCGACCTGAAAATGGTACGCTTACGTGCGTTTGGTAATTACACCATCCAAATATCAGACTCCCGGGTGTTTGTAAACCAAATAGTAGGTACAATGGGCATGTACCAGGATGCTGATATTGCCGATTACTTAAAAAATATTATTGTATCTAAACTAACCGCAATACTTGGAAAACAAGCGCAATCGGTGATGGATTTGCCCTCGGCTTATGATACCATTAACGAAAATGTAAAAGCAGCGTTACAGCCCGACTTTCAGGATCTCGGTTTATCACTGCACAATTTTTACGTGGGTTCAATTTCTGTGCCTGAAGAAGTTCAGGAGATGATTGATCAACGAGCGGGCATGTCGGCCCTGGGTAATATGGACGAATTTATGAAATACAAAATGGCCATGTCAATCCAGGATGCTGCAAATAACGTCAACGGAATTGCAGGACAAACCGTAGGCGGTGGGGTAGGGTTGGGCATGGGTTTTATGATGCCGCAGATGGTTCAGCAGGCTATGGCGCCTGCTATACAGCCAAATACTTCGATGCCTGAACAGAAATCACCTATCGAAAAACTTAAGGATATTAAAAGTCTTCTGGATTTGGGAATTATCACCCAGGCTGAGTTTGATCAGAAGAAAGCACAATTGTTAAGTCTTATATAA
- a CDS encoding tetratricopeptide repeat protein gives MTNSQPYELFAAASQLVQQQLLFDAMRQFMAITRLYPDHELADDALYNAGLCHFHMNSFKSAILIFRELIQDYPDATIYQDDNTREFGRTAAKAHYSIINCYLGLNKVEEAKAELAILSDFDDAYVFSAMNETISYKKLGLIAIQTFEQLK, from the coding sequence ATGACGAATAGTCAGCCTTATGAATTGTTTGCTGCAGCCAGCCAACTGGTTCAGCAACAATTACTATTTGACGCCATGAGGCAGTTCATGGCTATTACCAGGCTTTATCCAGATCATGAACTGGCGGATGATGCCTTGTATAATGCCGGGCTTTGCCATTTTCATATGAATTCCTTTAAGTCCGCCATTCTTATCTTTCGCGAGCTCATTCAGGACTATCCTGATGCCACAATTTATCAGGATGATAATACCAGGGAATTCGGCCGTACGGCCGCTAAAGCTCATTATTCTATCATCAACTGTTATCTGGGGTTGAATAAAGTTGAGGAAGCAAAAGCGGAATTGGCCATACTCAGTGATTTTGATGATGCATATGTCTTCTCTGCAATGAACGAAACTATCAGCTACAAAAAACTGGGACTGATAGCCATACAAACATTTGAACAGCTTAAATAA
- a CDS encoding DUF4202 domain-containing protein, which translates to MSKLNKAFELFDAYNKQDPRGFTWEGVTEPQEYFFAIKLYEWVSKLDPDAGEELLLASRSQHIGRWEIPREDYPEGREPYLKWRKDLALHHATIASRLMKDAGYGNETSDRVEQIILKKRIKVDADVQTMENALCLVFLQLQYEEFRKKYMDDPEKIINILRKSLLKMDSHGHQFALKLPYSENGLALINEALSRL; encoded by the coding sequence ATGAGTAAACTAAACAAGGCTTTTGAGCTATTTGACGCTTATAACAAGCAAGATCCCCGTGGCTTTACCTGGGAGGGTGTAACTGAGCCGCAGGAATACTTTTTTGCCATTAAATTATATGAATGGGTTTCAAAATTAGATCCTGATGCTGGTGAAGAGTTGCTATTGGCATCCCGAAGTCAGCACATTGGCAGGTGGGAAATTCCGCGTGAAGATTATCCTGAAGGACGTGAGCCATACCTGAAATGGCGCAAAGACCTGGCCCTGCACCATGCCACCATTGCAAGCCGTTTAATGAAAGATGCTGGTTATGGTAATGAGACATCAGATCGGGTTGAACAAATAATCCTAAAAAAACGAATTAAGGTTGACGCTGATGTACAAACCATGGAGAATGCACTTTGCCTGGTATTCCTGCAATTACAATACGAAGAATTCAGAAAAAAATACATGGATGATCCTGAGAAAATCATAAATATTCTTCGGAAATCATTATTAAAAATGGACAGTCACGGGCATCAGTTCGCACTAAAATTGCCGTATTCAGAAAACGGATTAGCGTTGATTAATGAGGCCTTAAGCAGGTTGTAA